In the genome of Pangasianodon hypophthalmus isolate fPanHyp1 chromosome 24, fPanHyp1.pri, whole genome shotgun sequence, the window cttattttatatttttcttcccAGAAACCGgtgttacagtgttattgtgtgATATCGGGAATTCATTAGGTACAAAGGAAGTCTGTGTTTGTACttgtttagctgtttttttcttttgtaaaaagCCTGCACTCCTGCGTGCTTGCCAATAATAATACTCTGGAGTACATCAGTGAGGAATTTATGGAGATCCACTCAGAGAGCAGAGAATAAACAGATTGATTTAATGTCAGCAGCTGAACTCTGATCCACTCTTCTGCCCCACTAATGACAACTGACATTCTTCATTCACATTCTTCAACACAGCTCCCAGAAAAGATCCATCACTCCAGTCCCACGTCTATCTCCAATAAAAGCCTATTTATCCTGTAATCAGTTTACACCTCAAAAGAATTTGTATGTACAACCATGAGGATtggcatacagtatattttccaTTGCCAGTTTCTCTGAAATATATACTCGCTGGCCTTGTGCACAGCTGCTCATTCATGtagttatccaatcagacaatcatgtaccagcagcacaatgcataaaaaccatacagatacaggtcaagagcttcagttcaaatcaaacatcagaatggggaaaaatgtgacctCAGTTGTTAATGCCAGacaggctgatttgagtatttcagaaactgatcatctcctgggattttcatgcatgatagtctctagagtttagaacagaatggtgcaaaaaacaaaaaacatccagtgagcgacAACGCAGGTGGtgaacaccttgttgatgataGAGGTCATTTTcgagttgacaggaaggctacggtaacgcaaataaacactctttacggccatggtgagcagaaaagcatctcagaatgcacatgtcaaaccttgtggcagttgggctacaacagcagaagaccacattaggtaccacttctgtcagccaagaacaagaatctgagggtATGGATTTATTTGCCCTTTAAAAGTCAAGTCTGTGTTTAAGATCGGGATGAAACCAGCACTCACTGGCCATCCTTTGCCTCTGgagctttgttttattttattttttatttagataacTTTTTTATGTACCATAAGATCATAAAGCCATAGAATAAGCAttctagtttttaaaaaaattgatcaGTGTTAAGCAGTTTACTGAAGTGCATTTTAAAGGTTTGATGTTAGGTGGTTTGTGCAAAGCTGATGTTTGTTGATGAAAGTAGGTCTCACATTGCCCTCTGGTGGTGCTGTTCAGAGCTGGTCATTAGTTAAAGTCGTTAGGCTTTGTCTGTTTATTCCCACTTCTACTCttagaaaagggaaaaaacataaaaaatatggCTTACTTAAAGTAGCGTAGGGTCAAAACAATGCATGTAACTTTGGCTAATTACAATGACACCTTGCTAATTGTTTTCCAGTATATTCCACTCAATATCACCTGTAAGTATTCTATCAGTCTTTTTTCAGAGGTCCATGTTCTTGAATTTTAACAGCAGTTCATGTCCCCTCGTTGCCCCGGAGGCCCCAGAGCTCCTCTCAGAATGCCCAGTCAGGTACAGTCTTGCATCCCTAGTGCACATTTCACTTTCTATTTCATGTATTAAATATCTTGAGTCTTAGTAAAGATATTGTGACACACTAATTACTAAAAGTATATCCAGGCGATGGGCCCAGGCAACCAGCCACTCTTAAGTGGGATGGATCCTATGAGACAGCCAGGTGAGATGTTTCCCACTATTCTCAGGATGAAGGGTTTATATTttagcacatttatttatttggtagaTGTTACTACAGTGACTTACAGTTGAGACACAATACAGTCCATGCATATAaatgagcagttgagggttaagggttcAGCGGTGGTTCTTTGACAATTCtccaggatttgaactcaaaatTGTATTATTTCTAGCTCAGAACCTTAACCTCTGAGACACCAATGTCCACAGTATCATCCTGAGCTTTTTGGGTACTTTACTTCCATATGTCTAAAGCATTTTCGTGAAATATCCTGCTCTTTCTCAGGCCATCTTCACATGAATGGGCCAATGCAAAGAATGATGCCTCCAAGAGGAATGGTTCCTATTGGACCACAGGTTTGCACACCATATCCTCTCACCAGCTCCAGTTGTGGATGGGTATAACTACAAGTTTATGATTAAACTGGTTATCCATTGATGTTGGCTTCTTTGCAGAACTTGGCCGGTGGAATGAGGCCTCCTGTACATTCATTAATGGGACCAGCGATGCCTGGCATGTGAGTGTGCACTGAAGCCACCTTGATTTAGTTTTAATAACTCCCTTCATATTTTTACTTTGTATCACCCATTCATCTGTCCATTGCATGTGGGAGGCTGGAACTGCTGTTTCTGTTCTGATGTGTGTAGGGCTCCAGGAGGAGGGAGGACTTGGATAAATCCTCCAAACACCAACTCAGTGAGTGCATTAGAACCCAACCCAAAGCCACAGCCAGTAACCATTCATAATGTACTATTATATAAATAGTTTGTTCACACatgctttttgtctttgtttctcaTTGCAGATTCCATACTCATCGTCATCTCCAGGAAGTTACACAGTAGGTGTCTTCTTCACAGAGAAAATCTGTTCTGCATAAGAAAAGCTAGACATTTTGACTGAGCTGATTGAGTGTATTCATAGGGTCCaacaggaagtggaggaggAGCTCCAGGGACACCAGTCATGCCCAGTCCTGCAGGTAAAACACTGATCCTCTATCAAGTCCATGTTTCAGGAGCAAAGGCAACACTAAACCATCAATCTAAATGTTCACAGAGAGGATTTGAGAGGACATTACAGAGGCAGACtgaaatacattatatggccaaaactatgTGGATGCCTGACCATGACCCCATATGAGGGCCTTCCCTAAActtttaccacaaagttggaggcacatgattgtctagaatgtctttgtatgctgtggcattacagtttccctacactggaactaagaggcccaaacatgttccagcatgactatgcccctgtgcacagagCAAGCTCCATTAAGACAGGGTTTGCCACGTTTGGTGTGGATGCCAAGTTTGGTTTGGAAGCACgcaagtgacctgcacagagccctgaactcaatctcactgaacacctttgggattaattGAAACGCCAACtacacaccaggcctcctcactggacatcagtgcctgacctcactaatgctcttgtggctgaattgagcacaaatccccaagcaacatctaaaatctagtggaaagccttcccaaaagaggGAGGTTATTGTAGCAGCAAAcagaggactaaatctggaatggggtgttcaacaagcacatatgggtgtgatggtcaagagTCCACACatttttagccatatagtgtattagattgtactttaaataataatgcttttaTGGCCTATGGAATAACTTGTAATCTGTTTGATTTCAGAGTCAACCAGTTCAGGGGACAACATGTACAGTGTGATGAATTCAATTCCTCCAAATGGAAACAGGCCAAATGTAAGACCCATCCAGCACCCTCTTATCAACTTGGTTGGAGTACCCTTTCATTCAAgaacatgatttttaaatgtttttaactctTAGATAATTAGCTGACTTTAATTACAGAGACTGGGGTTGGGTTACATTAAGTAACATAGTgctatattaacattttttcatgaaaaactgaaaaaaaaaaaaaagatttgttagCTCAGTTTGTTATCTCTACAGTAATCACAACAGCTTTAAACTGATATGATTCACATCCGATATGCAGTTTGTCAGAGGATGACATAGTACCTGCAAACTATTTTGAGAACtatatagctagctagttagttagctaactagGCTTAGTTAATAATCACTAAAATTGTGACGGATATTGTGTAACTGGACTAGTCAGGCTACCGTGATAtgtgaatatgcaaatcaaGAGTCTAGTACCACATAGTTAACAAACAGCAGTTAACAAGCCAACTAGTTAAGTGGGATGCTAGCAGGCTTGCCAGGATCACCTTTTTTATGGCAAATTGGGCTAGGTTTAGGCAGACTAGCTTAAAAATACTCTGTGGCTGCCAAGATctcattttaaagcaaaaaaaaaaaataaaaaatctgaagTAAGTCTAATCAGTTTCCACAAACATTGGCTATGGCAAGGGAACGTGGAAGTGCAGAGAGTGTATTTacgatgtacagaaccatttctgttgtaagcTATATTGCAAAGCTGGGAGAGGAAAGGGAGATTATGGAAAGGATGATACCCATAATAGACAATGGTGTATTGCAGATATTGCAAATCGTGGTGAACTTGTTTCCCACAAAGACTGGGAAAAAGAAGACAATtttgtctcccttttccaatgcctCAAATCTTTTGGGCTAGTTTCTAgtctttttgtgtggtttttgagatgtagttgggttGAACATTTTGCTGAGACCTGCATTGGGACATTTCCAGTTTGCATATTAATGCACATTTATAAATCCTGGCTCACAGGGTGAAGGTATAGATGAGCCTTGGCAATTTGCATTTGtacacagattatttttttttaaatctgcagtGTGTAGGATGTTTTTGGCtaagaaataaacattattgAGTGGGAAGCTAGTGAATGATAGCCAGATGTTTAGCCGTTACTGTTGAGTTTGTATCTTTACCCAGTTGCGAAGTTGTTAAGCTAAAGAGATAGTGAGTAGTGGATAACTTGTGTTTCTGTGCATTTGCCATCAGTATGTTTGAATTTAATCCAGCAATCTGTATCTTTTATGCGACATGTagttctcctctttctcctcagTAACTGTGACAGTCACATTGATGTGCACAAGATTTTATTCTCAACACTTCTGTAATACCAGAAAGACACCAGACAGTTATATCCTCagtgtcataaaatattttgcGCTGTTATATTTTGAGATTATGCCAATGTTTCTATCAGAGTGAGTCTCTCCTCTGGCCTTACAGTGGAAGTTAATATGGCCCTGGATAAAAGAAACACCATTGGATCAAACATACAGATCATAAGTTTGTATAGAAttgaatgcatgtgtgtatttgtgttattGTCCTTTTTCATGATGCTTTAGTTTCCTGTTGGTCCTTGTGTCGATGGTGCAATGGGAGGAGTTGCAGGAATAGAAGCTCATCCTCTGAACGGTTCATTAGGTATGATCATGACCAGCATATGACAAAACCCTGCTAAGTAAAGCATCATAGTAGTTTTCTGCTCTCCTTCCATTCATAAATAGACTTGACTCTTTCTTTTTGCCTCATCAGCATCAGGTGACATTGACAGCCTCCCAAAGGTAAGCGAGGCTTCTTTGCTTCCCTGAAAAACTCTGATTTATGTCCATGTAAAGGCATGTGAATTTACTGACATTTACTAATTTACTAAtgtttatctgtatttgtatatttcCCAGAGCTCCCCTGGGAACCTGAGTATGAACACCCAGCCCAGTACGCCAAGAGGTGATGGAGAAATGGCAAGCAGCTTCCTCAACCCCTTTCAGAATGAGAGTGTATGTCACCAAGTTTCTAAGATTTCTCTTTTGAAATGGTCTAACTAttcaaagagaaaaatgaagaaagatcaTTTATGTGACAGCGTCTagctaaaaaaaagttttgatcaGGAGTGGAGCTTGCCTTTTTTTTGAAAGAGCCTGATTAAAGCCTACAGTGTCCAAATACACTATAAAATTGTAAGAACACAACAAACCTAAATATGTCAACCTCTGATTATGACTGGAGAAGAAGGAAAACTCCATCCTGAAACAAGAAAtacatttacactgaaatatttgtgatgtgtttaatgattctggtgctacataatttgttggttggtgctgtattttcattattcccaaGAGAAGTTAGGGGTATTAGCATGACAGTTAAAGCTTTGGagcctgatctgtttgagcagagtgtatagATGATAAGATGAAAGAgctggacagattaaaggactaaagctctgctgtATTGCTCTCTTTAGGCATCAGAAGgtagtcaaatggcattgtggcTTATgcaggaaaccattaaccaaagtgaaaatagagcaATGTGTCAACTcataatttcattacaaattagaggttacatgttaattaatatgCAAGATTACTATccaagttgttcagggtggattctTCCCAGTAGGCTTCTTGATTTTTTGGACAATTTAACTCTCACATGTGACAAGAAATAGTTtgtaagacatttatttaacataacgTGATGTTACTcttttacaaataatattaCAGTGCTCATGGGCATAGCCTGGAGTAGGTACACGGCTTCTATTAAAGCTGTATTATAGGTTACAGGTACTTATTTAATACTTTCCTTGCCTTTGCCTTTTTCTGTACTGTATATGAGGAAGGTTTCTGTTTATCTGCAGTACTCTCCCAACATGACGATGAGCGTGTGAGACTGAATGGAGCAATGAAGAAACAAACGCACTTGGATTCTCATTGTGGATGTTCCCCGTGGGAGTGCTGCAGTGTAACATTCAAACATTTCCCTGGTCCAGCACAGCCagtctgaacaaaccacaagcAGGCTTGTTAGGCTTGTTTTAATGTCGCTCTGTAGCTCAAGTGTGGAAAAGAACAATCCAAATGTTTTTGCAGGATTTCTGCTTCATCTCTCATGCTATTTCTCtgtcttgatgcatgtcttgTTATTGCGTAATGTTATCTTCATGAGTCATTTTGTTAAGTTTCATAGGGAGTGTCGGGGATTTCTTCTGCTATGAAAGGAACAAAACAGTGGGgattgttgcttttttttttaggagacatCAGTGCTAGTCAGCTGTCTACAGAtgcaatgtattttttttaattgccccTGATAATTCCATTGAAAGGAATACTGATAGAAAGCTTATGTTTCTGGTTTCTAAAGTGGCCAAGTTCTTTTCCaattattgtgtatattgttgCAGTTTCAATTATCAGTTACGTTTTTCTTGCACATTTCCTGTAACAATAAATTTTGTTTACATAATACAATTGTAATAGTGGAGTCTGTCATTTTAAATGCCTTTCAAGATACCTTAAGATACCCCATTCAACATATTTCCTCAAATATTTCCTTTTCATCAAAACAACCCTTAAGGGTTGGTTGGGAGGATGTTTAGGGGATGTAAACAGTTTCATGCAGAATTTCTTGGCCAGTTTGGTGGGGTAACTAAATAGATGCAAACAGCTTATTTTTACAAGCTTATCTGCTCAGTAAAGATAGTGGTTTAACAACGTATTTAAGAACGCAGTCATTATGGGTAGTATAGGGCACATTTGCTATGAGTGCAAATCAGTCCCAAGCCTGATTAAGTACTTTTTTTGTGGAGTCATACTTTTTTTGTGGAGCTCACGCAACCAGCTTACTGTACTGGCTGCTTAAGTTGCTTTTGAAAGTCTCCAGCTTGCTGGATGAGGTGCTGCCACTGGTGCTGCTGAGCTGGGAGCGCGCCAGTGCAGAGCGACACTTGAAGAAGGCCAGCACCTGCTTCTGACAGCGCGACGAGCCGAAATAATATATGAGCGGATCTAGGCAGCAGCTCAGGCTTCCCACACACGTGGCCACCAGGTAAGCAGCGTATGAAGCGTCGTCGTGCGCGCGGGCGAAGCGGACATAGTGTGTCAGCAGGATGATGTTGGTGGGCGCGAAGCACGCGGCGAACAAGGCGAACACCGTGGCTGCCATGGCAACGGCGCGCGACTTCCGGGCTCGGTTTTCCCCGCCGAGTGCGCACAGCGTTTGAATGATGCCAATGTAACAAACTGTGGTGAACATAAACGGGATGAAGAAGAACAGCGAGCAGAAGATGGGGAAAAAGTAAAGGTAGTAGCCGCGGAGGTGTTCGATGTCCATCACGTCGTGACACGTGGTGATGTCCAGTTCGGCCAAGTGCACGGTGTGTTCGGACGCGAGCAGAGGCGTGACCCCACCGATGGAGAGAAGCCACATGGCGGCGCACGCGGCCGAAGCGGTTTTGGGGCTGCGCCACATCAGCGAGTCCATCGGGTAGACCACGGCCAGGAAGCGGTCCACGGCGATGCACGTGATCAGCAGCACAGAGCAGTACATGTTGCAGTAGAAGGCAGCAGTGACCACGCGGCACATGGCGGAGCCGTAGATCCAGTGGTTTCCGTTGTAATGATAGGCGATGCGAAATGGCAACAGCAAAACGAAGAGCAAGTCTGCGCAGGCCAAGTTCAGCATGTAGATCGCAGCCGGCTTCTTGGGGTGCACGCGGCGGATAAACATGACCAGGGCGAGCACATTTAGAGGAAcactgatgatgaagatgagcGTGTAGACAGTTGGGATGAAAACGGTCACCAAAGGGCTCGTGAGGAACTGAGAGGCCTCTTTGGAGATGTGATAGTGCCTTTTTCCCGCAGGGTGGCGCtgctctctctcgcgctcttgGCTGAAGCCTGAGCCGCTGCCCTCCAGCACATCCAGATAGTCAAACGGCTCGTCCGTGACCGTCAGGAAAAAGCCAGAAAACGTCCGCACGATGCTCGAGTTACCTGAGAAATCAACAGACCAGTCAGAGGAAGTAATAAAGTAGTTAGGTCTACTAAAGCCACtaattaaaatacaaagatAGCTGAAATTAAAGTCTTTTTTCTCACAGAAGACATAACGCTACATTCATTCCtgtattagatttatttttcacagtattttccctaaaaatataataatgaagATTTATAGTTGCGGTTACAGGAAGAATTTCTCACACATTAACTCACCGCTGTTTGGTATCAGGGCTGCTGTAGCGAGTAGAGGCAGAAGAGCCGCTAGAATAAAGTACCGCACCATAATGTCCAAATGCCACACTTTTACAGAGTTATTAAAATCCACAGCGCGGATAAACGGCTCGATGATAAACAGTAATTCCCGTTTGAACGCTCAGTGCTTCAGGAGCCTTCAGAGATTGGTGCTTGTGTTATTGCTGGAGTAACGGAGCAGCGGCACAAGTTCCCtccttctgctgtttttttttttttttttttttttttttttccaaaaaaactCGTATAAACGCCCCCGGATGCAAGCATTCCCAAGCGCCCAACGTCATGATAAAGACATTGCCTGCCTGTCAGAAGTTTTTGCACATCCTGAATTGACGTTTTTGGCTAAACTTCACTTTTGATATTTAAAATCTAAGTAACAAGTAGGTAGAagtgaactgagaaatgttatttctcatgttgttgttatttttttattttaatgcagacAGATATATATGcaagtttaaaaaattgtgcAGACCCATAAGTTTGCAAGCAAACAATTGgtgatgtgatttatttattaagtaataGTCATAATTTCAGTGTATCACGTTAAGAGCAAAGAGGCAAACAGCTTAATCAGGTAGAAATGGTAGGCTTTCCCTTTTTGTCTATTTCCATTGAATTGTTTTGGCtattttccatttaatttcCATTTAGGAACAGGAGGCAGTAGTGCATTGTGAAATTCATTGAAAAAcgtatccccccccccccctttttttttttttacagtaatataaaaCAGTGTTTCACATACAGTACTacctaaatataaaatatatacttcaAATTTAATaccatttaaaatataattcatgTACAATTATTGGGAAAAGGggtgcataaaaataaaagatgtcAGCCAAGCAATTCACTGGAATGACATGCTGGTCTTCATGGTTTCAGTCTGATCCCAGTTCTGGGCTCCCAAAAGTATCAGTCAGTTTAGATCACCTTAACTGGGAGGGAAAGTGTACAGTGTGATACCTTCTCAATCATTTTGCGATGATCTTTATGCTGctatgcttttgggaaactcagcccTGAACAATACCACAGTATTTTAGCGTGTGTGCTAATTGTTCATGTACAGCCTTGATATTTAAACTCTTGATATGTTTAGATATCGCATAATTAAATACCTAATCCCAGAATTTCCTGCTCTAGTTCCTCCTGAATTTTACAAAACCAACTTAAATTGAAGGCACTCCACTCTTACTAAGCATCACATAAGACCATTCACTGAATCTTCATATGTTAAAGTCACTTTCCATAAAACTTTTTGTTTAGTAGAAAAATTAAGAGGTTAACATTGATTTTGGCCTTGTCAAACATTTTCATGACTGCAACTCCCTCATACTGCAGCTGCAGCAGATCCTGCAAgtgaaatatagaaaaaaagacaatatgtaaatattacatatagtaTGTAAAAAGTAATGATTTAATAGTAGGAACATAAAATCAAATTACGTTAACATTATGTGTCTTCAAAC includes:
- the ssbp2a gene encoding single-stranded DNA-binding protein 2 isoform X2, with translation MYSKSVRVPSDSQAREKLALYVYEYLLHVGAQKSAQTFLSEIRWEKNITLGEPPGFLHSWWCVFWDLYCAAPERRETCEHSSEAKAFHDYSAAAVPSPASGNLPPGEGMPLPPGFFQQFMSPRCPGGPRAPLRMPSQAMGPGNQPLLSGMDPMRQPGHLHMNGPMQRMMPPRGMVPIGPQNLAGGMRPPVHSLMGPAMPGMAPGGGRTWINPPNTNSIPYSSSSPGSYTGPTGSGGGAPGTPVMPSPAESTSSGDNMYSVMNSIPPNGNRPNFPVGPCVDGAMGGVAGIEAHPLNGSLASGDIDSLPKSSPGNLSMNTQPSTPRGDGEMASSFLNPFQNESYSPNMTMSV
- the ssbp2a gene encoding single-stranded DNA-binding protein 2 isoform X1; translated protein: MYSKSVRVPSDSQAREKLALYVYEYLLHVGAQKSAQTFLSEIRWEKNITLGEPPGFLHSWWCVFWDLYCAAPERRETCEHSSEAKAFHDYSAAAVPSPASGNLPPGEGMPLPPGFFQQFMSPRCPGGPRAPLRMPSQYIQAMGPGNQPLLSGMDPMRQPGHLHMNGPMQRMMPPRGMVPIGPQNLAGGMRPPVHSLMGPAMPGMAPGGGRTWINPPNTNSIPYSSSSPGSYTGPTGSGGGAPGTPVMPSPAESTSSGDNMYSVMNSIPPNGNRPNFPVGPCVDGAMGGVAGIEAHPLNGSLASGDIDSLPKSSPGNLSMNTQPSTPRGDGEMASSFLNPFQNESYSPNMTMSV
- the ssbp2a gene encoding single-stranded DNA-binding protein 2 isoform X3; amino-acid sequence: MSNIRSVSRLALYVYEYLLHVGAQKSAQTFLSEIRWEKNITLGEPPGFLHSWWCVFWDLYCAAPERRETCEHSSEAKAFHDYSAAAVPSPASGNLPPGEGMPLPPGFFQQFMSPRCPGGPRAPLRMPSQYIQAMGPGNQPLLSGMDPMRQPGHLHMNGPMQRMMPPRGMVPIGPQNLAGGMRPPVHSLMGPAMPGMAPGGGRTWINPPNTNSIPYSSSSPGSYTGPTGSGGGAPGTPVMPSPAESTSSGDNMYSVMNSIPPNGNRPNFPVGPCVDGAMGGVAGIEAHPLNGSLASGDIDSLPKSSPGNLSMNTQPSTPRGDGEMASSFLNPFQNESYSPNMTMSV
- the f2r gene encoding proteinase-activated receptor 1 — translated: MVRYFILAALLPLLATAALIPNSGNSSIVRTFSGFFLTVTDEPFDYLDVLEGSGSGFSQEREREQRHPAGKRHYHISKEASQFLTSPLVTVFIPTVYTLIFIISVPLNVLALVMFIRRVHPKKPAAIYMLNLACADLLFVLLLPFRIAYHYNGNHWIYGSAMCRVVTAAFYCNMYCSVLLITCIAVDRFLAVVYPMDSLMWRSPKTASAACAAMWLLSIGGVTPLLASEHTVHLAELDITTCHDVMDIEHLRGYYLYFFPIFCSLFFFIPFMFTTVCYIGIIQTLCALGGENRARKSRAVAMAATVFALFAACFAPTNIILLTHYVRFARAHDDASYAAYLVATCVGSLSCCLDPLIYYFGSSRCQKQVLAFFKCRSALARSQLSSTSGSTSSSKLETFKSNLSSQYSKLVA